A region of the Ruficoccus amylovorans genome:
GACTCGCGTAAACATGACCGGTGTCACTGTCGGTGTTCCCGGAACTTGACCCAAACGCCATACATCATTCGCGATAGAGTTGATCTGCGGATGCAGCCCCAGACAACGGGCGATGGCCGGAAGCAGTATCTGCGGATTGATCGTGTAACGTACCAACTCCTCGCGACTGTAGAACTTCGTCGTGCAAAAATGCTCGTCGCACAAGGCGGCGTAGGTGCCGTCCTCTTCCGGCACATCCGCGATCCGGTATTTGCAGTAATGCCCTTCACGCGTTCGCTCACAGGCGATAGACTTCGTCAGGCCCGAACAAGGCATCAGATACGGGTGTATATGCTCGTAACTCTCGCCCAGGTAGCGTTGTAACGCGGCGTCCCGAGCCCCGAAACCGATCTCCTCAACCGACCGCCAGAACATGCTCGCACTGCTCATGCCCCTTCACGCGGTCTCGAACTACAAATTCGCGGCGATTCAGCCACTTTTCCAATATAGGGCCGTCACCGTCTCGGGTGTATAGCGCCACGTTGGACGGCTTCAGTGTTAGCGTGCGCTCTTTAGACTGCCCGGAATAACGCAGCTTGAAGGTCGCTTTTAACAAACGGGCACCCGGAGGAATGTACTCCCGGTGCTGCTTCATTGAGGCAAAGACATCATACGCCTTATGGGTGATGACCTCCTCAAAATTTCCATCAATAACATAGCTCAATTCGCTCAGACGGACTGATTCGATTTCAGGGACGTCGCCCGTAAACAACGCCGTCGCACCGTCGCGTAATAAAGGTTCAAGTGTGTATTTGCTGCGACCCGGGAAATAGTTCTCCCGACCAAAGAGATAAAAACCAAACAGCTTGCGGTAGTGCTCGCGCTGCGTAGGCGTCTGCGCATTGACGCACAATTCATTCGTCAAGGCATCGTAGATGATCAAGTCATAGCGCTCGGGCTGAAAACCGATTGTGCCCATCCGCCCCTCCTCCCACGTTGCCTGCCGTTTGTAGCGCTCGCCATGGCTAACGAGGAACCAGTGTTCGTTGGGCAGCGGACGATGACTGATGCGGCAGCCATAGCCCCAATCCTTCTTTTTAAAGTGGTAAGAAAGACTCTGCTCCAACTGACGAATTCCCTCCGCATTCAGAGAAAAATCAGACGAAGCGTCGCCCTCCGTGCTAAAGTACTCGAATGCGCGCTTGCGATCACAAGACTGGTGTTGATGAATCCACTTGAGTGCCTTCGGAGCCGTCATCCACAGGCTAAGCGCAAGTTCCAGCAACGTTGAGTTCGGCTCAGGCTGCACTTGCTCCGAGGAGGCAACAATTTCCAGTAGCTCCGTATTTTCCTCCACTGCTACTTCGTGAACGGCGTAGAGGGCACCCGACACCTCGGACGGAATATCCGACTCTGGAGTCATCAGAACGTCCGACAGATACGTCAACTCAACTGGACCGGCCCGGTTATTCAGGCATGTCACATCGAACCCACCGCCATGAAAATACGACTGATAAGGCGTCAGAAATCGACGGAGCAATTCGGGCCTAATCGACGCCAAGACCTCGGGACGAGGGAAACGATAACGATGTCGAGATGGCATGGGTAAGTAAAAACATAGGTAAGCGAAGCAATACTTCACTCACGCATCCATATATCTGGGACCCACTGGTCGTTGTCATCGCAATCGCTGACCCCAACCACCCATTCAATCAGCTTCGAAAATTCGGGCGTTTTTAGTATGGCAACCAATGTGTGCTTCCCCGCCCCTAGCTGAACATCGATAGATTGGTTGTTGGGGACCCGGTGGGGAGATGGAGCCATTCTACCGCACTCACGTCCAAACACATACTCCCCGTTCAGGAAAACTCGGCAATTTTCGTGTGTGTTAAATACTACCCGAGCATGTGTGGGACGTTCCAGTCGGAAGCTGAATTCAACAACAACCGCTTCCTTATCGAAATTCGAAGAGTCTAAACTCACATGTGTCCCACTAAAGCGGATAGCCTTCATGCTAGGCATGACCAGTCCATAATCCTTCCCTGTCTGCCACCCATGTCCGAACCAATCCACGTCCACACATCCGATGCGAGCGGGAACAGACATATCTTTTGGCAATGAGTGAGCAATAGCACGAACGGGAGGCTCACCGTTTATTCGTTCGCGAAGGTCAATGACCATCTCAGTAAAAGCGTCCAGCGAATCAGGCGGGGTAATCCCGGTAATCTCTTGGCTCAGCACCAGATTTCGTCCGATGGGACGCAGCCACTCTTCCCCGATGGCACTCGGATTCATAATCCCAAGCAGGGCGCCTACTGTTGCCGCTGTGCAATCAGTATCTTTCCCACAGTTGGCGGCAGTACAGATGCTTCGACCAAAATCTCCGTTTCCGTCCAAGAGAGCAAGGAAAACGAAGGCCAGGTTTTCAATCACGTTGGTGAAATTTTCATGGCCATAGCGCTGAAGGATTTTTGTCCTCACCTGACGCCAATCGCCACTGGCTAAGAACCAGCGTTGAGTGTCCTCAATAGCCGAACGGAGCTGAGAATCTTCTGGAATATGCTCAAAGCCGATTTCGATGACGCGGTGAATGTCGCTCTCGACAAAGGCCGTGGTCGGCCCCCACTTTTCGTACCAGAGCGATGAGACGCTGGCTGGGTAGGATTATGTTGGTTGGGTTATGGTTTGCGGGAGTGCTTGGTGCAGTGAGCCCGTAGGGCGAACGGAGCCAAGCACTGCCTTGGTTTGATGCCAGAGTTTGGCAAAGGCGTCGGGGGATATAAAGCCCAAACGGCTGTGCGGATGCTGGCTGTTGTATTTGCGTCGCCAGTTTTCGATGACGACGCGCGCTTCGGTCAGGGAGAGGAACCACTCCTGCTTGAGGCACTCGTCCTGCAGGCGGTTGTGGAAGCTCTCCACGTGAGGGTTTTGCCAGGGCGAGCCCGGCTCGATGTAGAGGGTTTTGATGCGTTTGGATTCCAGGTAGTCCTTGGTCGCCGTAGCGATAAACTCCGGCCCGTTGTCGGAACGGATGTGCTCGGGAGCACCGTGCTTGGCGATGGCTTTGTCCAAGGCCGCGACGATGTCGGCTGACTTCAGCCCGCGAGCCACCGTCAGGCTGATGCACTGGCGGGTAAACTCGTCGATCAGACTGAGCACCCGCAGAGGCGCTCCATTGTCGGTGCGATCCGCCACGAAGTCCCAACTCCACACGTGCCGCGGATGCGTCGCCGCGGTCGGGATCTTGCCGGTGGACTTGCCCTGACGCCGTTGCCGGGGGCG
Encoded here:
- a CDS encoding IS3 family transposase, whose product is MVSPGHKREAVREVAESGTCSLRAACRYLRLHWSSFCYRAKTATDKMVRLVRAIIAVSRTNPRYGYRRVRALLANEGWQVSRKLVQKVRRAEGLGVKPPRPRQRRQGKSTGKIPTAATHPRHVWSWDFVADRTDNGAPLRVLSLIDEFTRQCISLTVARGLKSADIVAALDKAIAKHGAPEHIRSDNGPEFIATATKDYLESKRIKTLYIEPGSPWQNPHVESFHNRLQDECLKQEWFLSLTEARVVIENWRRKYNSQHPHSRLGFISPDAFAKLWHQTKAVLGSVRPTGSLHQALPQTITQPT